The following nucleotide sequence is from Trifolium pratense cultivar HEN17-A07 linkage group LG2, ARS_RC_1.1, whole genome shotgun sequence.
ATCAGTACTGGATACTCCATGATACTCGTATGGTACGCACCGATTTCGTACCTATTTTATTTggatttatgatgatgaatacagaaaaaacatattggcagttgaaattttaaatattagaattttttattatattttaattatcgcttattttttataaaaatagttgagacggtggaccaaaaaaattaaatcttcaacgCATGATtataataattcacttaaaaataatttttctaatattttatattaacgtGTTAGTactttaaattttctaaaaatatcgtaCCGCGTACTAGTACCcgtaccggataccggtacctAGGCAACATAGGTAATTTTTAACCTTGGAAAAGGGTCAAAAATTTCGGCAATCCCAATATTTGGGGGGTAAGTATAAAGCATCATATGAACTTCCCAAGTTTTAACTGCCACTATACAGATTTATCAGTGTTTATGAATATACACAAAACCATATTCACACGACTTTACCTTTTAAGACAATGTCAATGGAAAAGTTTAATCCTGCAGGTTGTTGAATGAAACATGTACCTACCTATCATTAAAGGcattgaaatgaaaatgaaacattTTGTCCAATAGGGAACTTATTGGTTAACTTAAAAGACAAGACAAGAAGAAACAACTAAGACAAACCCTTCATAGTGCATGTAGCCACTATATTAGGGTCCCCCCTCTTATCCCTCTCAATCATACGCTCCTTCCATAtgatatgaaaaattaaataactcAACAAACAATCTAGTCCATATAATTGTAGAGTTAAAAAACTTAATCCTTAAAATTAGCAAAGTTTGAAATGTCTTAATCACATCAGTCGCTTCGAAACATTTCAGAGACAAAATTGTGTGATACAAATAAACTAATATGATCGCAAATTTATAACTCAGTAGTTGAATGACTGATGACGCTTATGATGAAAAGACTAAACATGCGATttacttaaaaattaaattgaactaTCAAGCAAATTATGAGCTAGAGTGGCCTTTCAGCATCGCATATTGATATAAAAAGGACAGATTTGGATTTTGAGCAGGGTAGATGCACGGAGTTAGCCACATTTGGATTGTGTGATTAAGATCAGAAGGTCCAGATTTCAATGCACTACTGAACTTGAAATCTGGACCGTCCAGTCTTAATTGAATGGCCACAATGTGGTTGAGTCTGTGACTGCGCGTTACTGCACACAACCCGGATCCAAACGGGACCTTTCATCAGTTAATGGCAGATGAGTAGCCCTATAACAGTAGCTCCTCCTTTGAGACATTAAATAAAGGACATAAAAACATGTAAACGTGTAGCAATAGAGCTGTATAAGGAACCCACATAGAAGCACTATATGTAACTAGAGACCCCATCAAATATGTAGGTTCTGTATAATCCAACTGCtcaaagaaaaaagatattatttttattattattacacatGAAATGATACAAAAATACACAACAAGAAATACCTGTACTTTCCTATTTCTGTATACTAAAAATGATGAAATGAAATGCAAGGATTAATTGTTCCATAGAATTTTAAATCCATTATATATGTCCCTACCTACAAACTATGCTCCCCTAAGAGACTATATATATCCATATACCATTGAAAATAATGTCTTCAGTTATGCATTATATGCAAAATATTCTgcagagaaaaatgaaaaattcttTTGTTTCAAACCATAAGAGGTTGTTAAGTCATGTTGCAAATAAACAAAATCCTTAGCTGATATCTGGTTGTAACATTGGGAAGAACGCCCAACTATTGCCCGATCTACCACCTTTTTTGTTAGTCCACCACACAGAGCCATTCGAAGATGTTCCAGAAACATCGCCTTTTCTGCTGTCGAAATTGAATTCTTTGGAAGAACTAACAGAGTTACGCTTCTGACAGCACTGCTCGCCTTCTATTGTTTTCCCTGAACAAACATCGCAACAAGTATTGGTGTCTTTTAGTATCTTTTCTCTGTCAATAGGGTCTTTGGCCAGTATACCCTGAGAAGAACTAGACATATTTCGAAGTAATGCTCCTGTTTTATTTGCGAGACATCGTGCAACATCTTCGCCAGTTAATTCAAACGAAACTCTGTGATCAACTAATGTTGGATTACTCTGATATCCGTGATCCGAGTTTGCAACAAATACACCCTCAGGAATCTGGTTTAGAACATTGAAGGTTTCTCGAGTAGTTGGACCAGCGCCATCAGGAGTCAAAGTGCCTGAACCTAATCTGGATTCCTGCCCTAGACCATCTGGTGTTGCACAGCCAGAACCCAATCGTGATGCATGTGAAGCACAGTCGGGTGTCAAAGATCCCGAACCTAGTCTTGAACCATGCCCTGCACCTTCTGGTGTCAACGATCCGGATCCCATCCTTGAACCACTCCATCTTCGAGTGGAGAAGTGTTCGAAACCCAAGATCTTTGGTGCTTCCCCTTTTTGGAATTCAAGTGATGAGCGTCTATCAGGGAAAGGCGAGgaggttccagaagttgaaatAACTGATCCAGGTGATACAAGTTGAGCACCGGGGCTTCCAGGATATTGTTGATAAGGCTGAAACTCGTAATTGTATAATGCAAACTTGTGTGTCCCGTTACCTTTAAGAGCCAGCGAAGATGCCAACAATTGAGCAAATGGAACCTCAGGAGACGACGGTGTTGTCATCTGTACAGATTCAGGTGGAGGagtaaaattagcagttgacGGTTCAGTCGTGAAGTTGGAAAATACTGGGGGTGAAACTAACTGCGTCTCATAAGCATATGGACCTATGGTAAAAATCGATGCAGGGCCACAAGTAGAGTAAGCATTGACAGAGAGAGAACTGAGTGAAAGTAATCCAGCCGCTGGTGAGTGAGTTGAAGACGGTGGATCAGATTGGAGAAACGATGCAGGAGAAGACGGAGGAGCGATGAAAGGCATTACAATGGTAGGTGAAGGATTCGGTGCGGCGTTAGCAACTGGAACTGTCGGTGCAACAGGTTCAGGAACAAGGACAGCATGACCTATTCGCTTGCTGGTTTTATTATGAGATCCAAAGCAAGACGGCAGGCTAAAGCAGCTTCCCCATCGTTTCTTCTGCAGTTATCAAAGAAGCAATTGCAAGGCAAAAGTTAAAAACTAGACCGAAAGAAAAACCATATACTTAAGAGAGGGAATTTCATGTATTGATATTCAACAATCATATGAAACCAGCAAGGTTTCTTACTCGACCAAATATTACAGAATCTCTCTAAATTAAACATCAAATGATTTGAGATATTACTTTATTACCAATTTGGTAATGTTATAACACACCTATATTGAGAGAAATATTTCAGGGCATAAGAGTAATTTGACAATAAAAACCATTACGGATAATAAGTATAAAGAAATGAAAAGCACCGGGTATGtctggattgacttatttgagcttatctactggcaTAAGTTTTGTGGCattgtttgggagaacttatcaaaacagcttatgacaattttcataagtgtttttcagcttattttcataagttcacCAATATATAGAATATGAAAACAGCTTGTAGCATATATAATaacaatttatcttttgttataaaaatagcttatgcaagtTTATACAatgcttatcatgataagagcatgtgcTATACGCTACAAataagttatttatccaaacaggtcCTGAAGTAGAAAACTAAGACTTCCTTGAGACAGCGAAATACATTTTCAAATGGATTCGACAGTGCAATACATTTCCAAATTTATTCTATTCTGTATTGATGAAAACTAAACTACAATGCCAGCAGGAATAGGAAGGTCAAGAATTCAGCGCAAATTCCAGACATAAATTAAATGATCTGTTTTCAGACCTGACAAAAGAGATTTGATATTGCAAACAGAAGCTTTGCAGTACGGATTTGCACGAAAACGTCGCGACAAcggtttaaatttttaaaaaaccaaaatcaataCAAAAACATAATACCGCTGAAATCAATTTGTCGCTTTTCGCAACACGGTTGCATACAATTTATCGTTTTGCCAGCGAAAAACACGCAAGCATAATAAATACAGAACATAGATTACTGAACGCATATCAAAGATGTCGCTTTTCGCAACACGGTTGCATACTGTTTATCAGTTCATTGGACTGAGAAGCATATGAAGATTTAATTAAGGTGACTCCCCAGTGTTTATaatcaaaaaatttaatctGCATTAGAACTATGTCAataatcaaaaatcaaaacacaaagCTTCAAATTATCATCAAGGTAATGAAACAAAATTCATTGAATCATTATGCATCAAAATTTTAACTCAGAATCTTCTCCAAAAGATGATATATCTTATTTAACTATAGTTCTATCATGAAAAAATCCCAATTATTAAAACTCAACACTAAAATTATGTACTACTAATAATAGAATTAAACCCCTTAGATATATAGCTGAATCAATCAAACTACACTAACATGGAATgcacaaaacataaaaacaaaataaataattataataattcatGGTTGCTACTAATTATAGAATATGAGGGGAAAAAAGTTGCTACTAATAATTCAAGATCCAAATTCAGAAATTTCCTTGTTTTAACAATTTTGAGAAACCAAATCAGAACAGTATGaggtattaaaaaataaaaaccatgaaaagaaaaaagtgatTCAAATCTTTCAACGCAAGTCAAAAAAAGGAACTTTTacacaaatatgaaaataaataaaaagaaaaaaaaattatacacaaaACACAAGATCCcataattttctaatttttgcACGTTGTTTTTCTCGGTAACCAAACAGAGCGTATCGAAAATCGAAACGAAAGGAGGAAACTGGTCACACGTACGAgagaaaaaatatgaatatttagagagggagagagagagagagagagagagagagagagagagagacgaACCGGTGCGGTGGTAGGTTGGACTCTGGATTCGGCGGTGACGATGGCGGTGGCAGCAGCGTTAACAGTATCGATGCTGTTGTTGTTGAGGCTTCCCATGGCGGGATTTGGAGGGAAACACGGTGAGGAAGTTATTTTCCGGTTACCGGAGTTTGAGGATCGACGGCGGTGGAATGATTATTCGGTGAGATGCAATCATGGAGTTTGGAGAAAACAGATAtataatgagagagagagagagagagagagagagagagagagagagagagagagagaatagaaGAAAATGGAAAGTAGTAGGAATTAGAGAGAGTGTTGTTTTGTGTGTGTCATGTGGTGTGGctttgtttgtgtttgtgtttgtgtgattcatcactcaacatgaAAATTGGAAATGGACAATCAAATAGTACTACCATTTTAGATAGAATattgaattatatattatagtatactTTATATACTCTat
It contains:
- the LOC123906129 gene encoding uncharacterized protein LOC123906129: MGSLNNNSIDTVNAAATAIVTAESRVQPTTAPKKRWGSCFSLPSCFGSHNKTSKRIGHAVLVPEPVAPTVPVANAAPNPSPTIVMPFIAPPSSPASFLQSDPPSSTHSPAAGLLSLSSLSVNAYSTCGPASIFTIGPYAYETQLVSPPVFSNFTTEPSTANFTPPPESVQMTTPSSPEVPFAQLLASSLALKGNGTHKFALYNYEFQPYQQYPGSPGAQLVSPGSVISTSGTSSPFPDRRSSLEFQKGEAPKILGFEHFSTRRWSGSRMGSGSLTPEGAGHGSRLGSGSLTPDCASHASRLGSGCATPDGLGQESRLGSGTLTPDGAGPTTRETFNVLNQIPEGVFVANSDHGYQSNPTLVDHRVSFELTGEDVARCLANKTGALLRNMSSSSQGILAKDPIDREKILKDTNTCCDVCSGKTIEGEQCCQKRNSVSSSKEFNFDSRKGDVSGTSSNGSVWWTNKKGGRSGNSWAFFPMLQPDIS